A window from Kluyveromyces lactis strain NRRL Y-1140 chromosome E complete sequence encodes these proteins:
- the SDC1 gene encoding Sdc1p (some similarities with uniprot|Q03323 Saccharomyces cerevisiae YDR469W SDC1 Subunit of the COMPASS complex, which methylates histone H3 on lysine 4 and is required in transcriptional silencing near telomeres), translating to MSEPVMENMAPEDVVKLEKEEHIVPDIGVSSISTTEPLSPSGIPRESSGTVTSATAATTEREVSPKKELQIDHDRVDPVAMIGGSTTRRYLNEHVTKHLLEGMKLIAREKPEDPLRVLGQFLIDASEMNQKPSS from the coding sequence ATGTCAGAACCAGTGATGGAGAATATGGCACCTGAAGATGTGGTAAAActtgagaaagaagaacatatTGTACCGGATATTGGCGTCTCTTCGATTTCTACCACTGAACCCCTGTCTCCATCGGGTATACCAAGGGAATCATCTGGAACTGTTACCTCTGCAACTGCAGCTACAACAGAAAGAGAAGTATCACCCAAGAAGGAACTACAAATTGATCATGATCGTGTTGATCCAGTAGCGATGATCGGTGGGTCAACCACTAGAAGATATTTGAATGAACATGTAACAAAACATTTATTGGAAGGAATGAAACTGATAGCCAGAGAAAAGCCCGAGGATCCACTTCGAGTATTAGGCCAGTTCTTGATTGATGCAAGCGAAATGAACCAGAAGCCTTCATCGTAG
- the UGO1 gene encoding mitofusin complex protein UGO1 (similar to uniprot|Q03327 Saccharomyces cerevisiae YDR470C UGO1) produces MEEIKDSSILRPYYDPETFNVGYSAVFQNDKGVIDQNGLNIASKLTIVNQSVGSGLKSLNRSLSGGNTLTELTTGLKNKFLHGIMNSKHGNNAKSLNDLEWNDFINVNVWRHLLERLLRQLSSKYFQHLIRQPFEIAKLLLQVGDFDYLTDGNKSAYYNDNDNVNDNHEFEDDDDDEAEPNFFVNESQANLIERAAKEEQGVADENGTLIKPASIHTIDILNSIMDKEGIQGVWRANNTEFIYNFLSISLDAWFTGLLSPLMQIPDPYFIDIIHSPDVTKSASLILLASCMTRLVLLPLDLVRVRLIISSVRNDGSLSDNDRSLRKLLRKWSWRENISKLNKELVFLNILYSLVGTGFSKLTGAILYHQFNVDKFTNVILYNTLKFCSKVCELFVKLPIENLLRRSQVKFLFTENPFQVQSEMLIIKPREYQSIYLTVFKQCDRISELWRGWRLGLLSILCGYGLKILNKPSEILEEEKF; encoded by the coding sequence ATGGAGGAGATCAAAGATTCATCCATCCTACGTCCGTACTATGATCCAGAGACTTTCAATGTTGGTTATTCAGCAGTATTTCAGAATGACAAAGGTGTCATCGACCAAAACGGTCTGAATATCGCCTCTAAGTTAACAATAGTAAATCAATCGGTGGGCAGCGGCTTGAAGTCGCTTAATAGAAGTTTATCAGGTGGTAACACCTTAACTGAGTTAACCACTGGTCTCAAAaacaaatttcttcatgGAATCATGAACTCCAAACACGGTAATAATGCCAAATCCCTTAACGATCTTGAATGGAATGATTTTATCAACGTGAATGTATGGAGACACCTTCTTGAAAGGTTGCTTAGGCAGCTATCCTCAAAATACTTCCAGCATTTAATTCGCCAACCATTCGAAATTGCAAAGTTGCTTTTGCAAGTAGGTGACTTTGATTACCTTACAGATGGCAATAAATCAGCCTACtataatgataatgataatgttAATGACAACcatgaatttgaagatgatgacgatgacgaagCCGAGCCAAACTTCTTCGTCAATGAGTCACAAGCCAATCTGATTGAAAGAGCAGCAAAGGAGGAACAAGGCGTTGCTGATGAGAATGGTACCTTAATCAAACCTGCAAGCATCCATAccattgatattttaaaCAGTATTATGGATAAAGAAGGTATACAGGGTGTATGGAGAGCTAATAATACTGAATTTATTTATAATTTCCTATCCATATCGTTGGATGCATGGTTTACTGGTTTATTATCTCCGCTGATGCAAATTCCAGATCCATATTTTATTGATATCATACACTCACCAGACGTAACGAAATCCGCAAGCTTAATTCTTTTGGCAAGTTGCATGACAAGACTTGTATTATTACCGTTGGATCTCGTCAGAGTTAGGTTAATTATCTCTTCTGTTCGTAACGATGGTTCCCTTTCTGATAACGATAGATCCTTAAGAAAATTGTTGAGAAAATGGTCCTGGAGGGAAAACATATCCAAACTAAATAAGGAATTGgtctttttgaatatattaTATTCCCTGGTAGGGACAGGATTTAGCAAATTAACCGGTGCAATACTATATCATCAGTTCAATGTTGACAAATTCACTAATGTGATTCTGTACAACACATTAAAGTTCTGCAGTAAAGTTTGTGAACTCTTCGTAAAGCTACCAATTGAGAATCTATTGAGAAGGAGTCAAGTGAAGTTCTTGTTCACAGAAAACCCATTCCAAGTACAATCTGAAATGTTAATCATAAAACCAAGGGAGTACCAATCCATCTACCTGACGGTATTCAAGCAGTGCGACAGAATTAGTGAACTATGGCGAGGCTGGAGACTCGGGCTTCTAAGCATTTTATGCGGTTATGgtttgaagattttaaaTAAGCCATCAGAAATACTCGAAGAGGAGAAGTTTTAG
- the TLG1 gene encoding Tlg1p (similar to uniprot|Q03322 Saccharomyces cerevisiae YDR468C TLG1 member of the syntaxin family of t-SNAREs tSNARE that affects a Late Golgi compartment) — MDPFIQVFKDTEEQLNQLLQILDRKKKGRSNTSSKEISEIISEAQETIQDLNESIEMMKQEQAIPEYEIQTREKSMANLESKLKQCQSLNIETTRDTDAATQSSLLPQQQQRGDSFDLDIEATAGTDQSDAANHDAVQEQLLREQDNQLDMIHQTMQNIHLQASTMGQELTEQGMILEEMDGNVDGVMNKLSRGRRQLEWVYEHNKERVNDCCIFLLIIALIILLVLAFIL, encoded by the coding sequence ATGGATCCATTTATTCAGGTTTTCAAGGACACAGAGGAAcaattgaaccaattaTTGCAGATATTAGAtaggaagaagaaagggAGATCGAACACCAGTTCGAAAGAGATCTCGGAAATCATCTCTGAGGCTCAAGAGACTATCCAAGATCTAAATGAGAGTATAGAAATGATGAAACAGGAACAAGCTATTCCCGAATACGAAATTCAGACCCGTGAGAAGTCCATGGCAAACCTGgaatcaaaattgaaacaatgCCAGTCGTTAAATATCGAGACAACCCGCGACACCGATGCAGCTACCCAATCATCATTGCTGCcgcagcaacaacagcgTGGCGATTCCTTCGATTTGGACATCGAGGCAACTGCAGGCACCGACCAATCAGACGCGGCAAACCACGACGCCGTACAGGAGCAATTACTCCGTGAACAAGACAATCAATTGGACATGATTCACCAGACAATGCAAAACATTCATCTACAGGCATCTACAATGGGTCAAGAACTAACAGAACAGGGCATGATTCTCGAAGAAATGGACGGAAATGTCGACGGAGTCATGAACAAACTTTCCAGAGGAAGACGACAACTAGAATGGGTCTACGAACACAACAAAGAACGTGTCAACGACTGCTGCATCTTTCTCTTAATCATTGCATTGATCATCCTACTAGTACTAGCATTCATTTTGTGA
- the SOD2 gene encoding superoxide dismutase SOD2 (highly similar to uniprot|P00447 Saccharomyces cerevisiae YHR008C SOD2 Manganese-containing superoxide dismutase), which translates to MFAKSVARRALQLQPTLLAKRTKVSLPELDWDFGALEPHISGQINELHYTKHHQTYVNGFNAAVEQFDELKSKLDNDPAVAKQIVAVQQNLKFHGGGYVNHCLFWKNLAPTSQGGGEAPTGALAKQIETQFGSLDNLISLTNAKLAGVQGSGWAFIVKNVENGNQLEVVQTYNQDTVTGPLKPLVAIDSWEHAYYLQYQNQKANYFKAIWNVINWKEAAKRFEAAA; encoded by the coding sequence ATGTTTGCTAAGAGTGTAGCCCGTAGAGCTTTGCAATTGCAACCAACTTTGTTGGCTAAGAGAACTAAGGTTTCTTTACCAGAATTGGACTGGGATTTCGGTGCCTTGGAACCACACATTTCAGGtcaaatcaatgaattgCATTACACTAAGCACCATCAAACCTACGTCAATGGGTTTAACGCAGCTGTTGAGCAAttcgatgaattgaagagCAAGTTGGATAACGATCCAGCTGTTGCCAAGCAAATTGTTGCCGTTCAACAGAACCTTAAGTTCCACGGTGGTGGTTACGTCAACCATTGTTTGTTCTGGAAGAACTTGGCACCAACTTCTCAAGGTGGTGGTGAAGCACCAACCGGTGCCTTGGCCAAGCAAATTGAGACTCAATTCGGCTCTCTAGACAACTTGATCTCATTGACTAATGCTAAATTGGCTGGTGTTCAAGGTTCGGGCTGGGCTTTCATCGTGAAGAACGTGGAAAATGGTAACCAATTGGAAGTCGTCCAAACATACAACCAAGATACCGTTACCGGTCCATTGAAGCCTTTGGTCGCTATTGACTCTTGGGAACATGCTTACTACTTACAAtaccaaaaccaaaaggCTAACTACTTCAAAGCTATCTGGAACGTTATCAACTGGAAGGAAGCTGCTAAGAGATTTGAAGCTGCTGCTTAA
- the TDA3 gene encoding Tda3p (similar to uniprot|P38758 Saccharomyces cerevisiae YHR009C Hypothetical ORF), producing MSNTEFIDKLEFASQPSGKSEGKHHIVIVGAGIIGVCTAYYLTRHPSFSKDTHHITVIESKRVAGGASGKAGGLLAMWAFPQQIVPLSFQLHQELSDEYNGETKWDYRRLTTVSLEANVQDDTVSLDPKETGSSVNDNSNDGDDDESYASNDGKTTSRAKPSQKKKSKKACAVVNNEPVSRVGTTEDDEDYEYSYGEDDEEDEAPASELDTKSSIALSKDPLRLPSDLNWIKKRLVRDWSSLGGTDSTAQVHPFKFTHYLLLKAMETGAVDLILGKVSQLHFNDQCAAAGVSYIPTVDDPEEQRLQEPVDLLDVDQVVLCMGPWTSRLLPDCPISGLRAHSITIKPSTGTVSPYAIFTELKISSNKYFSPEMYARKDEVYVCGEGDTLVELPETSDAVEVVKEKCDELYHYVSKLSPNLSRGHILKRQACYLPVLNVPTSSGPLIGETNVEGLFIASGHSCWGINNAPATGKVMSELLLDGEAKSADISALDPSLYFDASIFE from the coding sequence ATGAGCAACACTGAATTCATCGATAAGTTGGAGTTTGCATCTCAACCCTCGGGAAAATCTGAGGGGAAGCATCACATTGTTATTGTTGGTGCAGGTATCATCGGGGTATGTACTGCTTATTATTTGACAAGACACCCTTCGTTTAGCAAGGATACACATCACATCACCGTTATAGAGTCTAAACGTGTAGCTGGCGGTGCCTCTGGTAAAGCTGGTGGTTTACTAGCGATGTGGGCTTTCCCACAGCAGATTGTCCCACTTTCTTTCCAACTCCATCAAGAATTGAGTGACGAGTATAACGGTGAAACCAAATGGGATTACCGTCGGTTGACCACAGTTTCCCTTGAGGCCAACGTTCAAGATGATACCGTTTCGTTAGATCCAAAAGAAACTGGAAGCAGTGTCAACGATAATAGTAATGACGGCGATGACGACGAAAGTTATGCTAGTAATGATGGAAAGACTACCTCAAGAGCAAAGCCATCgcagaaaaagaaatccaaaaaAGCATGTGCAGTGGTGAACAACGAACCTGTTTCCAGAGTGGGCACCACTGAAGACGACGAAGATTACGAATATAGTTACGgagaagatgatgaagaggacGAGGCACCTGCATCGGAGTTGGATACAAAATCCTCGATTGCATTATCTAAAGACCCATTACGTCTACCTAGTGATTTGAACTGGATCAAAAAACGGTTGGTGAGAGATTGGTCATCTCTTGGTGGAACTGACTCCACTGCTCAAGTACAtcctttcaaattcactCACTATCTACTGTTGAAGGCAATGGAGACTGGGGCAGTGGATTTAATCCTGGGCAAAGTGTCACAGTTGCATTTCAACGATCAGTGTGCCGCAGCGGGAGTATCGTACATTCCAACAGTTGATGATCCAGAAGAACAACGTTTACAAGAACCAGTTGACCTTTTGGACGTTGACCAGGTTGTTCTATGTATGGGACCTTGGACTTCTAGACTATTGCCGGATTGTCCAATCTCTGGTTTAAGAGCACATTCCATCACAATCAAACCATCCACCGGAACTGTTTCGCCATATGCTATATTTACCGAattgaagatatcttcCAACAAGTATTTCTCGCCAGAAATGTATGCAAGAAAGGATGAAGTGTATGTGTGCGGTGAAGGTGATACTCTGGTTGAATTACCAGAAACCAGTGATGCAGTGGAAGTcgttaaagaaaaatgtGATGAATTATACCATTACGTCTCCAAGTTATCTCCTAATTTGTCTCGTGGTCacattttgaaaagacaaGCTTGCTATTTGCCAGTCCTGAATGTTCCAACATCAAGCGGACCTCTAATCGGAGAAACTAATGTTGAAGGGTTATTTATTGCTAGTGGCCACTCTTGTTGGGGTATTAACAACGCTCCGGCAACAGGTAAAGTTATGAGTGAACTATTACTTGACGGTGAAGCTAAATCCGCTGATATTAGTGCATTGGATCCCAGCTTATACTTTGATGCATCtatctttgaataa
- the PKH3 gene encoding protein kinase PKH3 (weakly similar to uniprot|Q03306 YDR466W Saccharomyces cerevisiae YDR466W Protein kinase with similarity to mammalian phosphoinositide-dependent kinase 1 (PDK1) and yeast Pkh1p and Pkh2p, two redundant upstream activators of Pkc1p; identified as a multicopy suppressor of a pkh1 pkh2 double mutant): MSRKRTPQDFSFKERLGHGSYSTVYKAVDRSTGQLFAIKVCSKKHIISENKVKYVTIEKNTLNLLAHGNHPGIIKLYYTFHDSENLYFVLDFAPGGELLQLLQTQGRFNEAWTKHFMCQLIDALEYIHGCKVVHRDLKPENLLLSSEGKLMITDFGVASNLAATDNLSSTSSFVGTAEYVSPELLLQNKSNFCSDIWAVGCMLYQFTQGTPPFRGENELAAFEKIVNLDYHWIYMVSQHITDLVSKILVLDPDSRYTLPQIKNHAWFQGIDWTNKELIWKGIWQLFGNRNHNNFNGPSMMNKQLHVIDTTIKNIPIQPRKRKPMKVTQTTSSIVEWRKTLGLSPVSGSVGPNGLPKQMKSHVPSRSTPNSPSRALTGKGYTKAMPNTAPPLETCKTPMMPVSPLYITTPGASASFSPKKFNNASDSNRLLTPPASPKALKQGWVKILEIPYVSSSKKTFSSTEYSFIDDRLITRFITEQKSQIINSSMLSLLTLEPNGQFSYTPKGDSTRQMISIVDQNLSIYDLEFNETKNSGYLIFEKFKSKVWLIALPKSAPSDFVINSRQKWVDSLFKTKAALESEKLTKKVDNLSLKPPETCSTSSKPRKSPQDNMFVSSSRAEVLYTLNKQKRSNTDAANGARAAFKNMNK, encoded by the coding sequence ATGTCGAGGAAACGTACTCCTCAggatttttcttttaagGAACGGCTGGGCCATGGATCGTATTCAACGGTGTATAAGGCTGTGGATCGATCTACAGGTCAGCTGTTTGCCATAAAAGTGTGCTCGAAGAAACATATCATTAGTGAAAACAAAGTGAAGTATGTGAccattgaaaagaacaCTTTGAACTTATTGGCTCATGGAAATCATCCGGGGATCATCAAATTGTATTACACTTTCCATGATTCGGAGAATCTATACTTTGTATTAGATTTTGCACCTGGGGGTGAATTGTTGCAGCTTTTGCAAACTCAGGGTAGGTTCAATGAGGCATGGACGAAACATTTTATGTGTCAATTGATCGATGCGTTGGAGTATATTCATGGGTGTAAAGTAGTTCATCGGGATTTGAAGCCGGAAAACTTGTTGTTGAGCAGCGAGGGAAAGCTTATGATTACGGATTTTGGAGTCGCATCAAACCTGGCCGCCACTGATAATCTTTCATCTACATCATCTTTTGTGGGAACGGCAGAATATGTGTCGCCGGAATTACTTCTGCAAAATAAATCTAACTTTTGTTCCGATATATGGGCCGTGGGGTGTATGCTCTATCAATTCACTCAAGGAACACCGCCTTTTCGAGGAGAAAACGAACTAGCTgcatttgaaaaaattgtCAATCTGGATTACCATTGGATTTATATGGTATCACAGCATATTACTGACTTGGTATCCAAGATTCTTGTATTGGATCCAGATTCAAGATATACATTACCTCAGATCAAAAACCATGCCTGGTTTCAGGGAATTGATTGGACGAATAAAGAACTTATATGGAAGGGAATATGGCAACTATTTGGTAACCGGAACCACAATAATTTTAATGGCCCGTCTATGATGAATAAACAGTTACATGTGATTGACACTACCATAAAGAACATACCAATACAACCtagaaaaaggaaaccaATGAAAGTGACGCAGACCACATCAAGTATTGTGGAGTGGAGGAAGACTCTTGGCCTCTCTCCAGTTAGTGGATCGGTAGGTCCGAATGGGTTGCCAAAGCAAATGAAATCACATGTACCGTCTCGCTCTACCCCAAATTCACCTTCTAGAGCCCTCACGGGGAAAGGTTACACGAAGGCAATGCCAAACACTGCACCACCTTTAGAAACTTGCAAAACTCCTATGATGCCTGTATCCCCATTGTATATCACAACGCCTGGTGCTTCTGCCAGTTTTTCTCCAAAGAAATTTAATAATGCATCAGACAGTAATCGTCTATTGACGCCCCCTGCATCACCCAAGGCTTTGAAACAAGGTTGGGTTAAAATCTTAGAAATACCGTACGTTTCATCCTCAAAGAAGACATTTTCTTCGACAGAATATTCATTTATTGATGATAGACTTATTACAAGGTTCATTACCGAACAAAAATCTCAGATCATTAACAGTTCGATGTTGTCGTTATTAACACTGGAACCTAATGGCCAGTTTTCCTATACTCCCAAAGGCGATAGCACAAGGcaaatgatatcaatagTTGATCAAAATCTTTCCATTTACGATTTAGAGTTTAATGAAACTAAAAACTCAGGATACCTAATATTCGAGAAGTTCAAATCTAAGGTATGGTTGATTGCATTACCAAAAAGTGCTCCGAGTGATTTCGTGATTAATTCAAGGCAAAAATGGGTTGATAGCTTATTCAAGACTAAGGCCGCCTTGGAGTCTGAGAAATTGACCAAGAAAGTTGATAACTTAAGTTTGAAACCGCCTGAAACTTGTTCCACTTCATCAAAGCCACGAAAGTCACCGCAAGATAATATGTTTGTTTCAAGTAGTAGAGCAGAGGTACTGTACACTCTGaacaaacagaaaagaagcaataCGGATGCTGCAAATGGAGCGAGAGCTGCTTTCAAGAATATgaataaatga